A genomic segment from Treponema sp. Marseille-Q3903 encodes:
- a CDS encoding Na+/H+ antiporter NhaC family protein, with translation MIGTFWALVPAIVAIALALLTKEVYSSLFIGIIIGAIFYAIDTAAGFPGFFNHLFNDGMISQLSDSWNVGIIIFLVVLGVMVAMMNKAGGSAAFGDWAKKHIKSKAGAQVATIFLGILIFIDDYFNCLTVGSVMKPVTTKYGVSKEKLAYIIDATAAPVCIIAPISSWAAAVSGFASEGENGILLFCKAIPFNFYAILTLAMLFILVFMNFEYGTMEKFETAFEASKVTSDFEDESGGNGKVIDLVLPIAALIVLCVTGIIYTGGFFTKTTLGDDGAIFANETYLNFIEAFAGANASFGLVIGSFAALIITIIFYIFRRVISFKSIMQSIPDGFKAMVPAILILTLAWTLKAMTDSLGAKDYVAGIVEGSASGFKMFLPAIIFVIAVGLAFATGTSWGTFGILIPICIAIFAPGNPLRIISISACMAGAVCGDHCSPISDTTIMASAGAQCDHVNHVSTQLPYALSVAAISFLTYIISGFTQRLGLVASGIISWTFGFSALFSFLIFMKKRSLRKQK, from the coding sequence ATGATAGGAACTTTTTGGGCGCTTGTGCCCGCTATCGTCGCCATAGCTTTGGCTCTTTTGACTAAAGAAGTTTATTCTTCTCTATTTATTGGAATTATAATCGGCGCAATTTTTTACGCTATCGACACAGCGGCTGGTTTTCCAGGCTTTTTCAATCACCTGTTTAATGACGGCATGATTTCTCAGCTTTCTGACAGCTGGAACGTCGGAATCATCATCTTCCTTGTAGTTCTTGGAGTGATGGTTGCTATGATGAACAAAGCCGGCGGTTCTGCCGCATTTGGCGATTGGGCTAAAAAACATATAAAATCTAAAGCCGGCGCTCAGGTAGCGACAATTTTTCTCGGCATTCTGATTTTTATAGACGACTATTTCAACTGCCTTACAGTCGGCTCAGTTATGAAACCTGTGACGACAAAATACGGAGTTTCTAAAGAAAAACTCGCATACATAATAGACGCGACAGCGGCTCCAGTCTGCATCATCGCTCCGATTTCTTCATGGGCAGCTGCCGTTTCAGGATTTGCTTCTGAAGGGGAAAACGGAATTTTACTTTTCTGCAAGGCAATTCCATTCAACTTTTACGCAATTTTGACTCTTGCGATGTTGTTTATTTTAGTTTTTATGAACTTTGAATACGGAACGATGGAAAAGTTCGAAACAGCTTTTGAAGCATCTAAAGTCACTTCTGATTTTGAAGATGAAAGCGGCGGAAACGGAAAAGTGATAGACCTCGTGTTACCGATAGCAGCTTTAATCGTGCTTTGTGTGACCGGAATAATTTATACCGGGGGATTTTTCACTAAGACAACGCTCGGCGATGACGGCGCTATTTTTGCCAACGAAACATACCTAAACTTTATTGAAGCATTTGCAGGAGCTAACGCTTCTTTCGGTCTCGTGATAGGTTCTTTTGCTGCCCTCATAATCACAATTATCTTTTATATTTTCCGCAGAGTTATCTCTTTTAAATCGATTATGCAGTCTATCCCTGACGGATTTAAAGCTATGGTTCCTGCAATCTTGATTTTGACTCTTGCATGGACGCTAAAAGCTATGACAGATTCTCTTGGTGCTAAAGACTATGTTGCAGGCATTGTAGAAGGTTCTGCCTCAGGATTTAAGATGTTTCTTCCTGCTATAATCTTTGTGATTGCGGTTGGCCTTGCATTCGCAACAGGGACTTCGTGGGGAACGTTCGGAATTCTAATTCCAATCTGCATTGCAATATTTGCCCCGGGAAATCCGCTGAGAATTATCTCTATCTCCGCATGTATGGCAGGAGCAGTCTGCGGCGACCACTGTTCTCCGATATCAGACACAACTATCATGGCAAGTGCGGGCGCCCAATGTGACCACGTAAACCACGTTTCAACCCAGTTGCCGTATGCGCTTTCTGTAGCGGCGATTTCATTTCTTACATACATAATCTCGGGTTTTACGCAGAGGCTTGGTCTTGTGGCAAGTGGAATCATTTCGTGGACGTTTGGATTTTCGGCACTCTTTTCATTCTTGATTTTTATGAAAAAAAGAAGTTTACGAAAGCAGAAATAA